In the Deferribacter desulfuricans SSM1 genome, ATGATTTTGAAAACGTCCCCATGATTATTGCTACTTCATCAGTTAAACCAAAATGATCAGATGTACCTCTACCATTTTTACCAAAAACACCGATACCGTGAGCATCATCAACCATTACTTCAGCGTTATATCTTTTTGCAAGCTCGATAATGTTTGGAAGATCAGCTAAATCCCCCTCCATACTATAAACACCATCAACAACTATCAACTTCCCTCTATCATATTCCAAAGATGACAGTAACTTTTCTAATGCATTTATATCATTATGAGGGAATCTAAACATTTTACCAAGAGTTAATCTGCAACCTTCTATAATGGATGCATGAACAAGCTTATCTACTATCACATATTCATTTCTACCAACAAGTGGAGCTATTGCTCCCTGATTTGCTTGAAAACCTGTAGAATAAAGTATAGCTGCTTCTTTTCCAACAAACTCAGCCAGCGCCTCTTCTAACTCTATATGAATATCAAGAGTACCATTTAAAAACCTTGAGCCAGCGCAACCCGTACCATATTTTTTAATAGCTTCAATTGCTGCTTCTTTTACTTTTGGATGATTAGTAAGTCCAAGATAAGAGTTTGAGCCTAGCATCAAAACTTTTTTGCCATTTATATAAACTTCTGTATCTTGCTCTGACTCAATTACTCTAAAATAGGGGTATAATCCCAACCTTCTGACCTTTTCTGCTTCATCAAAGCTGTACACTTTGTCAAATAAAGCCAATCAATCCTCCCAAAATATTATCAAATTTTATTTATATTAATATTATAATATCAGAATTATTTTTTATTGTAAAGTGGCGACATCATTCTTAATTTTTCGACACTCTTTTTTATTATTTCAACGGCCTTATCAGCTTCTTCTAAAGTATTAAATCTTCCAAAGCTAAATCTAAGTGCCCCATGAGCATCTACAGGATCTACGCCAATAGCATAAAGCACATGAGAAGCATCTACGCTATCTGATGTGCATGCACTACCAGTGGAGCAGCACACCTCATTAGCATAAACCATAAGCGCTTCACCTTCTATATATTTAAAGGTAATATTAGATATACTACAAACCCTTTTTTCTTTATGACCATTTAAAATAGTTTCAGGAATTTCATTTAATATTCTACTCTCAAATCTATCTCTAACTTCCTTTATCTTTTTAATATCGCTTTCCAGCTCATTGTCTATTATTTCACACGCTTTAGCTAACCCTATAATGTAAGGGACATTTTCAGTACCAGCTCTTAGCCCATATTCGTGATGCCCACCATGAATAACAGGCACCATAAACTCTTTCACCCTTTCATCCACATACAAAACACCTATACCCTTTGGTGCATATATTTTGTGCCCAGAGAATGTTAATAGATGAACACCCAGTTTGTTCACATCAACTTCCATCTTGCCCATAGCTTGTACAGCATCTGTGTGAACCAAAACATCATGCTCTCTTGCAATCTTTGATATTTCCTCTATTGGCTGAATTGTTCCTATTTCATTGTTTGCAAGCATAACAGAAATCAAAATAGTTTCTTTTTTTATCGCTTTTTTTAATTCATCAATATCTATAATCCCATTCTTATCTACAGAAAGATAAGTAACTTCAAACCCTTCTTTTTCTAAAAACTTACATGTTTCCAAAACAGCTTTGTGCTCTATTTTAGATGTAATTATATGATTACCTTTATGTTTTAAACCATAAGCAACACCCTTTATTGCTAAATTATCAGACTCTGAACCACTTGCTGTAAAAATAATTTCCTGAGGTTCTGCTTTTATGCTTTTTGCGACTGTCTCTCTTGCCTTTTCCACATCTTCTCTTATTTCTCTACCTAAAGCATGGATGCTTGAAGGGTTAGCGAATTTCTCTTTAAAATATGGTTGCATAGCCTCAACGACTCTAGGATCTATTGGGGTTGTTGCACTGTTGTCAAAATATATATACATTTTATTCCTCCACTTTATACTTATTTTTTAATCCATATACTAAATCATAAAAAGTAATCTTTGATAAATAATTTTCAATTATATTCTTCAGGTCAAACCAAATCCAATTTATACTGCAATCTCTCGATCTATCACACCCTTCTTCTTCTACACAATCAACAGGCTTTATAACTCCATCCATAACTTCTACAACATCAAGTAGAGTTATCTCATTTAACGGTTTACTAAATATATAACCACCATATATTCCTCTCACAGAGTTAACAATACCTGCTTTCATTAGATTAGAAAAAAGTCTTTCTAGATATTTCATAGAAATTG is a window encoding:
- a CDS encoding aminotransferase class I/II-fold pyridoxal phosphate-dependent enzyme codes for the protein MALFDKVYSFDEAEKVRRLGLYPYFRVIESEQDTEVYINGKKVLMLGSNSYLGLTNHPKVKEAAIEAIKKYGTGCAGSRFLNGTLDIHIELEEALAEFVGKEAAILYSTGFQANQGAIAPLVGRNEYVIVDKLVHASIIEGCRLTLGKMFRFPHNDINALEKLLSSLEYDRGKLIVVDGVYSMEGDLADLPNIIELAKRYNAEVMVDDAHGIGVFGKNGRGTSDHFGLTDEVAIIMGTFSKSFASLGGFIASTKEVIDYLKHHSRSLIFSASMSPANAAAVKAALEIMKSEPERIDQLWANTNRLRKGLQELGLDTGKSVSPIIPVQIGTDLDVFKACMMLLNEGVFVNPVVTPAVEPGKAIIRLSVMANHTFEQIDFALEKIEKVTRQLGVLV
- a CDS encoding cysteine desulfurase family protein, with the protein product MYIYFDNSATTPIDPRVVEAMQPYFKEKFANPSSIHALGREIREDVEKARETVAKSIKAEPQEIIFTASGSESDNLAIKGVAYGLKHKGNHIITSKIEHKAVLETCKFLEKEGFEVTYLSVDKNGIIDIDELKKAIKKETILISVMLANNEIGTIQPIEEISKIAREHDVLVHTDAVQAMGKMEVDVNKLGVHLLTFSGHKIYAPKGIGVLYVDERVKEFMVPVIHGGHHEYGLRAGTENVPYIIGLAKACEIIDNELESDIKKIKEVRDRFESRILNEIPETILNGHKEKRVCSISNITFKYIEGEALMVYANEVCCSTGSACTSDSVDASHVLYAIGVDPVDAHGALRFSFGRFNTLEEADKAVEIIKKSVEKLRMMSPLYNKK
- a CDS encoding RrF2 family transcriptional regulator, with amino-acid sequence MKVTTRSRYAIRALYALALAGGDKTPVSLKKVSEMESISMKYLERLFSNLMKAGIVNSVRGIYGGYIFSKPLNEITLLDVVEVMDGVIKPVDCVEEEGCDRSRDCSINWIWFDLKNIIENYLSKITFYDLVYGLKNKYKVEE